A DNA window from Streptococcus parapneumoniae contains the following coding sequences:
- a CDS encoding PadR family transcriptional regulator, with amino-acid sequence MYFPTSSALIEFLILAVLEKGDSYGYEISQTIKLIANIKESTLYPILKKLEGNSFLTTYSREFQGRMRKYYSLTNGGIEQLLTLKDEWTLYTDTINGIIEGSIRHDKN; translated from the coding sequence ATGTACTTTCCAACATCCTCTGCCTTGATTGAATTTCTCATCTTGGCCGTACTGGAAAAAGGGGATTCTTATGGTTATGAGATTAGCCAAACCATTAAGCTGATCGCTAATATCAAAGAATCCACACTCTATCCTATCCTAAAAAAATTGGAAGGCAATAGCTTTCTGACAACCTATTCTAGAGAGTTCCAAGGTCGCATGCGCAAATACTACTCCTTGACAAATGGTGGTATAGAGCAACTCTTGACCCTAAAAGATGAATGGACACTCTATACAGACACCATCAATGGCATCATAGAAGGGAGTATCCGCCATGACAAGAACTGA
- a CDS encoding DUF1700 domain-containing protein: MTRTEYLTQLELYLKKLPQADQIEAMDYFRELFDDAGVEGEEELIASLGTPKEAAHEVLSNLLDKKINEAPAQKNNRQILHIALLALLAAPIGIPLGIAILVSLFAIFVAALTVILAFFAVSILGIIGGFLFLVESFTVLAQAKSAFILIFGSGLLAIGASSLVLLGISYVARFFGLLIVRLVQFVLKKGKRGDQHA, from the coding sequence ATGACAAGAACTGAATACCTGACTCAGCTAGAACTTTATCTCAAAAAACTGCCTCAGGCTGACCAAATTGAAGCCATGGACTATTTCAGGGAACTCTTTGACGATGCTGGAGTCGAAGGAGAAGAAGAACTCATTGCTAGTTTGGGAACTCCCAAAGAAGCGGCCCACGAAGTTCTCTCTAATCTTCTCGATAAAAAAATCAATGAGGCACCTGCTCAAAAAAATAACCGACAAATTTTGCATATCGCCTTGTTAGCCCTCCTTGCAGCACCCATCGGTATTCCTCTGGGAATCGCCATCCTCGTGTCCCTGTTCGCAATCTTTGTGGCAGCCTTGACTGTCATCTTGGCTTTCTTTGCGGTTTCCATACTGGGTATCATCGGCGGATTCCTATTTTTAGTTGAAAGTTTCACTGTCCTAGCCCAAGCCAAATCAGCCTTTATCTTGATTTTCGGTTCTGGTTTACTGGCTATCGGTGCTTCTTCACTAGTCTTACTAGGTATTTCCTATGTAGCTCGCTTCTTCGGTCTACTCATTGTTCGCTTGGTGCAATTTGTTCTTAAAAAAGGAAAGAGAGGTGACCAGCATGCGTAA
- a CDS encoding DUF4097 domain-containing protein, whose translation MRKLTKGFLIFGVVTTVIGFILLFVGIQSDGIKSLLSLSKEPVYDSRTEELTFGKEVENLEITLHQHALTITDSFDDQIHISYHPSLSAHHDLITNQNDRTLSLTDKKLSESPFISSGIGGILHIASSYSSRFEEVILRLPKGRTLKGINISSNRGQTTIINASLENATLNTNSYILRIEGSRIKNSKLTTPNIVNIFDTDLTDSQLESTENHFHAENIQVHGKVELTAKDYFRIILDQKESQRINWDISSNYGSIFQFTREKPESRGTELSNPYKTEKTDVKDQLIARSDDDIELISTPSRR comes from the coding sequence ATGCGTAAATTGACAAAAGGATTTCTCATTTTTGGTGTGGTGACTACCGTTATCGGCTTTATCCTGCTCTTTGTAGGTATCCAATCTGATGGGATTAAGAGCCTACTTTCCTTGTCCAAAGAACCTGTCTATGATAGCCGTACGGAAGAACTAACCTTTGGCAAGGAAGTCGAAAACCTAGAAATCACTCTCCACCAACACGCGCTGACCATCACAGACTCTTTCGATGATCAAATCCACATTTCTTACCATCCATCTCTTTCTGCTCACCATGATCTTATCACCAATCAGAACGATAGAACTCTGAGTCTCACTGATAAGAAACTGTCTGAAAGTCCATTTATCTCTTCTGGAATTGGCGGAATTCTTCATATCGCAAGTAGCTACTCTAGTCGTTTTGAAGAAGTTATTCTCAGACTGCCAAAAGGGAGAACTCTAAAAGGGATCAACATCTCAAGCAATCGTGGACAAACCACCATCATAAATGCTAGCCTTGAAAATGCGACCCTCAATACAAACAGCTATATCCTCCGAATTGAAGGAAGTCGTATCAAAAACAGTAAACTCACAACTCCCAATATCGTCAATATCTTTGATACAGACCTTACAGATAGTCAGCTAGAGTCAACAGAGAATCACTTCCACGCTGAAAATATCCAAGTCCATGGTAAGGTTGAACTAACTGCCAAAGATTATTTCAGAATCATCCTAGACCAGAAAGAAAGCCAACGAATTAACTGGGACATCTCAAGTAACTACGGTTCTATCTTCCAATTCACAAGAGAAAAGCCTGAATCAAGAGGCACGGAATTAAGCAACCCTTACAAAACTGAAAAAACCGATGTCAAGGATCAACTCATTGCGAGATCTGATGATGATATTGAACTAATATCCACACCAAGCAGACGTTGA
- a CDS encoding DUF6574 domain-containing protein: MKQEWFESNDFVKTTSKNKPEEQAQEVADKTEEMIADLDTPIEKNTQVEEEVSQAAVELESQQEETIETPEDSEARTEIEEKKASNSTEEEPDLSKETEKVTMAEESQEALPQQKATTKEPLLISKSLESPYIPDQAPKSRDKWKEQALDFWSWLVEAIKSPTNNLETSSTHSYTAFLLLILFSASSFFFSIYHIKHAYYGHIATINSHFPEQLAPLTLFSIISILVATTLFFFSFLLGSFVVRRFIYQEKDWTLEKVLQQYSQLLAIPIFLTATASFFAFFDSLRFTALLCVISIGIILLASLHIITRPNQASETDSFYQLFLSVLVNGVIILLFFVAEVALIGDYLRILAFL; this comes from the coding sequence ATGAAACAAGAATGGTTTGAAAGTAATGATTTTGTAAAAACAACAAGCAAGAACAAGCCTGAAGAGCAAGCTCAAGAGGTTGCAGACAAGACTGAAGAAATGATAGCCGATCTCGATACACCAATTGAAAAAAATACTCAAGTAGAGGAGGAAGTCTCTCAAGCTGCAGTCGAACTGGAAAGCCAGCAAGAAGAGACAATTGAAACGCCTGAAGACAGTGAAGCGAGAACAGAAATAGAAGAAAAGAAAGCATCTAATTCTACTGAAGAAGAGCCAGACCTTTCTAAAGAAACAGAAAAAGTCACTATGGCTGAAGAAAGCCAAGAAGCTCTTCCTCAGCAAAAAGCAACCACGAAAGAGCCCCTTCTTATCAGTAAATCTTTAGAAAGTCCCTATATCCCCGACCAAGCTCCAAAATCTAGGGATAAATGGAAAGAGCAAGCGCTTGATTTTTGGTCTTGGCTAGTGGAAGCAATCAAATCTCCTACGAACAATCTTGAAACAAGTAGCACACACAGCTATACAGCCTTTCTCTTGCTCATTCTGTTTTCTGCATCTTCCTTTTTCTTTAGTATCTACCACATCAAACATGCTTACTATGGACATATAGCAACTATAAACAGCCACTTCCCTGAACAACTAGCTCCTTTAACTCTCTTTTCAATCATCTCTATCCTAGTAGCAACCACACTCTTCTTCTTTTCATTCCTCTTGGGTAGTTTCGTTGTGAGACGATTTATCTACCAAGAAAAGGACTGGACGCTAGAAAAGGTTCTCCAACAATATAGTCAACTCTTGGCAATTCCAATCTTCCTCACTGCTACTGCTAGTTTCTTTGCCTTCTTTGACAGCCTACGATTTACAGCCCTCTTGTGTGTGATTAGCATTGGAATCATCCTGCTTGCTAGCCTTCATATCATTACAAGACCAAATCAAGCAAGTGAAACCGACTCCTTCTATCAGTTATTCTTGTCTGTCCTTGTGAACGGAGTCATTATCCTCCTCTTCTTTGTAGCTGAGGTGGCACTGATTGGAGATTATCTTCGTATCTTGGCCTTTCTTTAA
- a CDS encoding DUF4299 family protein, translated as MTKTFFIPNKQSILGEQEILTAKSILVLVDGLESHSYDAVYLRQPLNRLESIECAIVGQSQFLFKVSYADGQKAYRVDFPDLLTKTDWQIIKAFLDALLAYTGTEIEGLDGFDFEAYFQAGIQAHLADTAARFTICQGIFNPVFFSHVDLKSFLEEDGLAQFEARVRALQETDAYFARVSFYQDGEGQVHGVYHLAQGVKTVLPREPFVPVAYIEQLLDKEVQWEIDLVQITGDGSKPEDYEAIARLDYAKFLEVLPPSFYHQLDANQLEVQPILDKDFKTLAQEE; from the coding sequence ATGACGAAAACATTTTTTATTCCAAATAAACAGAGCATTTTAGGAGAACAGGAGATTTTGACTGCCAAGTCGATCTTGGTCTTGGTAGATGGCTTGGAGTCACATAGCTATGATGCAGTCTATCTCCGTCAGCCTCTTAACCGTCTCGAGTCTATCGAGTGTGCGATAGTGGGGCAATCACAATTTCTCTTTAAGGTCAGTTATGCTGATGGTCAAAAGGCTTATCGTGTCGATTTTCCTGACCTACTAACGAAGACAGACTGGCAGATTATCAAAGCATTTTTAGATGCCCTGCTTGCTTATACAGGAACTGAGATTGAAGGGCTAGATGGTTTTGATTTTGAAGCTTATTTCCAAGCAGGTATTCAAGCTCATCTTGCAGACACTGCTGCTCGTTTTACGATTTGCCAAGGAATTTTTAATCCTGTTTTCTTTAGTCATGTGGACTTGAAAAGCTTTTTAGAGGAAGATGGCTTGGCTCAATTTGAAGCGCGTGTACGTGCGCTTCAAGAGACAGATGCCTACTTTGCAAGAGTTTCCTTCTATCAGGATGGAGAAGGGCAAGTGCATGGTGTTTACCATCTGGCTCAAGGCGTCAAGACAGTTTTACCGAGAGAGCCATTTGTACCTGTAGCCTATATTGAGCAATTGCTGGATAAGGAAGTCCAGTGGGAGATTGACTTGGTTCAAATCACAGGAGACGGCTCTAAACCAGAAGACTATGAAGCCATCGCCCGCTTGGACTATGCAAAATTCTTAGAGGTATTACCCCCATCTTTTTACCACCAACTAGACGCCAATCAATTAGAAGTGCAACCCATCTTAGACAAAGATTTTAAAACATTAGCACAAGAAGAGTAA
- a CDS encoding rhodanese-related sulfurtransferase: MAKDIRVLLYYLYTPIENAEQFAADHLAFCKSIGLKGRILVADEGINGTVSGDYETTQKYMDYVHSLPGMEDLWFKIDEESEQAFKKMFVRYKKEIVHLGLEDNDFDNDINPLETTGAYLSPKEFKEALLDKDTVVLDTRNDYEYDLGHFRGAIRPDIRNFRELPQWVRDNKEKFMDKRVVVYCTGGVRCEKFSGWMVREGYKDVGQLHGGIATYGKDPEVQGELWDGKMYVFDERIAVDVNHVNPTIVGKDWFDGTPCERYVNCGNPFCNRRILTSEENEDKYLRGCSHECRVHPRNRYVSEHELTQAEVIERLAAIGESLDQAATV; this comes from the coding sequence ATGGCAAAAGATATTCGTGTCTTACTTTACTACCTTTATACTCCAATTGAAAATGCAGAGCAATTTGCTGCAGACCACTTGGCTTTCTGTAAATCAATCGGCCTTAAAGGCCGTATCCTAGTCGCTGACGAGGGAATTAACGGAACAGTTTCAGGTGACTATGAAACAACTCAAAAATACATGGACTACGTTCACAGCCTCCCAGGCATGGAAGACCTCTGGTTCAAAATTGACGAAGAAAGTGAACAAGCCTTCAAGAAGATGTTTGTTCGCTACAAGAAAGAGATTGTCCACCTTGGTTTGGAAGACAACGACTTTGACAATGACATTAACCCACTTGAAACAACAGGTGCTTACTTGTCTCCAAAAGAGTTCAAAGAAGCCCTTCTTGATAAAGATACCGTTGTCCTTGACACACGTAACGATTATGAGTACGACCTAGGACATTTCCGTGGGGCTATCCGCCCAGACATCCGCAACTTCCGTGAGTTGCCACAGTGGGTTCGTGATAACAAGGAAAAATTCATGGACAAGCGTGTCGTGGTTTACTGTACAGGTGGCGTTCGCTGTGAGAAATTCTCAGGCTGGATGGTACGTGAAGGCTACAAAGATGTCGGCCAATTGCACGGAGGAATCGCAACTTACGGTAAAGACCCAGAAGTCCAAGGTGAGCTTTGGGATGGAAAAATGTACGTCTTTGACGAGCGTATCGCCGTTGATGTCAACCATGTTAACCCAACCATCGTAGGGAAAGACTGGTTTGATGGAACACCATGTGAACGTTATGTCAACTGTGGAAATCCATTCTGTAACCGTCGTATCTTGACATCAGAAGAAAATGAAGACAAGTACCTTCGTGGATGTTCACACGAGTGCCGTGTTCACCCACGTAACCGCTATGTTTCAGAACATGAATTGACACAAGCAGAAGTGATCGAACGCCTAGCCGCTATCGGTGAAAGCTTGGATCAAGCAGCTACTGTATAA
- a CDS encoding OFA family MFS transporter encodes MKKTPNRWLILAAAILTNLSLGAGYAWSVFQKALLETNSSQGWVQSQTSLAFSISFAMVPVGMIIFGPKVDSAGPKKFVFLGGILFGAGMFATGFATSLPVLYLTYGVVLGLGIGSAYGASTSVATKWFPDKKGLAGGLTATGFGLGPLIIGPVAKALIASMGVYSTFKVLGIILLIVICTSSLVMEKAPAAAPAAGTAQPEGKTYKEMLRDGNYWLLWLIYVLGATGGMMIIGTAASISDQYKLVGEATLFVMLVSIANTFGRIFWGTVSDKIGRYPTVIAMFGAVATGLLLTALFKGPGSILAILGIMMVALSFGGFLGSFPGITAENWGVTYVGTNYGWMFTAYGVAAIAGPQLGARLAQANQGDYTMAFFIVIGMAILGILLQLFYMAKAKKV; translated from the coding sequence ATGAAAAAAACACCCAATCGATGGTTAATTTTGGCAGCAGCCATTTTAACGAATCTATCTCTAGGTGCTGGTTACGCCTGGTCAGTTTTTCAAAAGGCGCTGCTAGAAACCAATTCTAGTCAAGGATGGGTTCAATCCCAAACTTCTTTGGCCTTTAGTATTTCTTTTGCAATGGTACCTGTTGGTATGATTATTTTCGGTCCTAAGGTTGATTCAGCAGGACCTAAGAAATTTGTATTCCTAGGTGGTATTCTCTTCGGTGCTGGTATGTTTGCTACTGGATTTGCTACTTCTCTTCCAGTCCTTTACCTCACTTACGGGGTTGTCCTAGGACTTGGTATTGGTTCAGCTTATGGAGCATCTACTTCAGTTGCCACTAAGTGGTTCCCAGATAAAAAAGGTTTAGCTGGTGGTTTGACAGCAACAGGTTTCGGGTTAGGCCCGCTCATTATCGGTCCAGTTGCCAAAGCTTTGATTGCTTCTATGGGTGTTTACTCAACATTCAAAGTATTGGGTATCATTCTTCTAATTGTTATTTGCACTTCTTCATTGGTAATGGAGAAAGCTCCTGCAGCAGCGCCGGCAGCTGGAACAGCTCAACCAGAAGGTAAAACTTATAAAGAAATGCTTCGTGATGGAAATTACTGGCTTCTATGGTTGATTTACGTTCTCGGTGCTACTGGTGGAATGATGATTATCGGTACTGCAGCATCAATTTCTGACCAGTATAAACTTGTAGGAGAAGCTACACTCTTCGTTATGCTGGTATCTATCGCTAATACATTTGGTCGTATCTTCTGGGGTACGGTATCTGATAAGATTGGTCGCTATCCTACCGTTATTGCCATGTTTGGAGCGGTTGCTACTGGTTTGTTGCTCACAGCCTTATTCAAAGGTCCTGGAAGCATCTTGGCCATCCTTGGAATTATGATGGTTGCCTTGTCATTTGGAGGCTTCCTCGGTTCATTCCCAGGAATTACTGCTGAAAACTGGGGAGTTACATACGTAGGGACAAACTATGGATGGATGTTTACTGCTTATGGCGTAGCTGCTATTGCTGGTCCTCAATTAGGAGCACGTCTTGCACAGGCAAACCAAGGAGATTATACAATGGCCTTCTTTATCGTTATCGGCATGGCTATCCTTGGTATTCTACTCCAACTGTTCTATATGGCTAAAGCTAAAAAAGTTTAA
- the blpZ gene encoding immunity protein BlpZ, with protein MYKHLFFPYSKILDWLTPYILVLASDTIAFNVFVLTFVSVVVFSFLNPMLAFIAIFLGAGYVVGFWLLKWFVLERLEVKDDL; from the coding sequence ATGTATAAACACTTATTTTTTCCATATTCAAAAATCTTAGACTGGTTGACACCCTATATTCTAGTCTTGGCTTCTGACACCATTGCATTTAATGTTTTTGTGCTAACCTTTGTATCTGTAGTGGTTTTTTCTTTCCTGAATCCCATGCTAGCTTTTATAGCTATATTCTTAGGGGCTGGCTATGTTGTCGGATTTTGGTTATTAAAATGGTTTGTTTTAGAGAGATTGGAGGTAAAGGATGACTTGTAG
- a CDS encoding immunity protein — protein MKYRLFLIIFLSSVLDILLGTFLKISNVSIGWIVLYSGLFEAGVFLLANKGLAVKIKESDIQKRFKFIFGKTLWFQILLLIFLAVKLYLGLDERLILLYGNIFIVFNALVYLLSTSQINLTKKV, from the coding sequence ATGAAATACAGATTATTTCTTATTATTTTCTTGAGTAGTGTTTTGGATATTCTTTTAGGTACATTTTTGAAAATCTCGAATGTATCGATTGGGTGGATTGTTCTCTACAGTGGCTTATTTGAAGCAGGAGTTTTCCTTCTTGCTAATAAAGGTTTGGCGGTAAAAATCAAGGAATCAGACATTCAAAAACGCTTTAAATTTATTTTTGGAAAAACGTTATGGTTTCAAATTCTTTTGCTCATCTTTTTGGCGGTAAAACTTTATCTTGGTTTGGATGAGAGACTGATTTTACTTTATGGAAATATTTTCATTGTCTTTAATGCCTTAGTTTATCTTTTGTCTACTAGCCAAATTAATTTAACAAAGAAAGTGTGA
- a CDS encoding Blp family class II bacteriocin, translating to MNTKTMSQFSVMDNEMLARVEGGDKVGAGEVVQALGICTIGGAALGSVIPVVGTLAGGVLGAQFCTAAWGAFRAS from the coding sequence ATGAATACAAAAACAATGTCACAATTTTCTGTTATGGATAATGAAATGCTTGCTCGTGTTGAAGGTGGAGATAAAGTAGGGGCTGGAGAAGTTGTTCAAGCATTAGGAATTTGTACAATAGGAGGTGCAGCTCTGGGGAGTGTTATCCCAGTTGTGGGAACTCTTGCCGGCGGGGTTTTAGGAGCACAGTTTTGTACAGCGGCTTGGGGAGCTTTTAGAGCAAGTTAA
- the blpA gene encoding peptide cleavage/export ABC transporter BlpA, with amino-acid sequence MTSYKRTFVPQIDARDCGVAALASIAKFYGSDFSLAHLRELAKTNKEGTTALGIVKAADEMGFETRPVQADKTLFDMSDVPYPFIVHVNKEGKLQHYYVVYQTKKDYLIIGDPDPSVKITKMSKERFFSEWTGVAIFLAPKPSYQPHKDKKNGLLSFLPLIFKQKSLIAYIVLSSLLVTIINIGGSYYLQGILDEYIPNQMKSTLGIISVGLVITYILQQVMSFSRDYLLTVLSQRLSIDVILSYIRHIFELPMSFFATRRTGEIISRFTDANSIIDALASTILSLFLDVSILILVGGVLLAQNPNLFLLSLISIPIYMFIIFSFMKPFEKMNHDVMQSNSMVSSAIIEDINGIETIKSLTSEENRYQNIDSEFVDYLEKSFKLSKYSILQTSLKQGTKLVLNILILWFGAQLVILSKISIGQLITFNTLLSYFTTPMENIINLQTKLQSAKVANNRLNEVYLVESEFKVQENPVHSHFLMGDIEFDDLSYKYGFGRDTLTDINLTIKQGDKVSLVGVSGSGKTTLAKMIVNFFEPYKGHISINHQDIKNIDKKVLRRHINYLPQQAYIFNGSILENLTLSGNHMISQEDILRACELAEIRQDIERMPMGYQTQLSDGAGLSGGQKQRIALARALLTKAPVLILDEATSGLDVLTEKKVIDNLMSLTDKTILFVAHRLSIAERTNRVIVLDQGKIIEVGSHQELMQAQGFYHHLFNK; translated from the coding sequence ATGACTTCTTATAAACGTACATTTGTTCCTCAAATAGATGCGAGAGACTGCGGTGTTGCTGCCTTAGCCTCGATTGCTAAATTCTATGGTTCAGATTTTTCTCTAGCTCACTTGAGAGAACTTGCAAAGACCAATAAAGAAGGAACGACTGCCCTTGGCATTGTAAAAGCCGCTGATGAAATGGGCTTTGAAACAAGACCGGTTCAAGCAGATAAAACGCTCTTTGACATGAGTGATGTCCCCTATCCATTTATCGTTCACGTTAACAAAGAAGGAAAACTCCAACATTACTATGTTGTCTATCAAACAAAGAAAGACTATCTGATTATTGGTGATCCTGACCCTTCTGTAAAAATCACTAAAATGTCAAAAGAACGCTTTTTCTCTGAATGGACTGGAGTAGCTATTTTTCTAGCTCCCAAACCCAGCTATCAACCCCATAAAGATAAAAAGAATGGTCTACTAAGCTTCCTTCCTCTGATTTTCAAACAAAAATCTCTCATTGCTTACATTGTTCTCTCAAGCTTATTGGTCACGATTATCAATATAGGTGGTTCTTATTATCTCCAAGGAATCTTAGATGAATACATCCCAAATCAGATGAAATCAACTTTAGGAATCATCTCAGTTGGTCTGGTTATCACCTATATCCTCCAACAAGTCATGAGCTTCTCCAGAGATTATCTCCTAACCGTTCTGAGCCAGAGATTAAGCATTGATGTGATTTTATCCTATATTCGCCATATTTTTGAACTTCCTATGTCTTTCTTTGCGACACGTCGTACAGGAGAAATCATTTCACGGTTCACAGATGCTAACTCTATTATAGATGCCTTGGCTTCTACCATTCTTTCTCTTTTCCTGGATGTTTCTATTCTGATTCTTGTAGGGGGAGTCTTACTGGCACAAAACCCTAATCTCTTCCTTCTTTCTCTTATTTCTATTCCTATATACATGTTCATCATCTTTTCTTTTATGAAGCCTTTCGAAAAAATGAACCATGATGTCATGCAAAGTAATTCTATGGTTAGCTCTGCCATTATCGAAGATATCAACGGGATTGAAACTATAAAGTCGCTCACAAGTGAAGAAAATCGCTATCAAAATATAGACAGCGAATTTGTAGATTATTTGGAAAAATCCTTTAAGCTCAGTAAATATTCTATTTTACAAACGAGTTTAAAGCAGGGAACAAAATTAGTTCTGAATATCCTTATCCTATGGTTTGGCGCTCAATTAGTCATATTGAGTAAAATTTCTATCGGTCAGCTGATTACCTTTAACACACTTCTTTCTTACTTTACAACTCCTATGGAAAATATTATCAACCTCCAAACCAAACTCCAATCTGCGAAGGTCGCTAATAACCGTTTGAACGAAGTCTATCTAGTCGAATCTGAATTTAAAGTTCAAGAAAACCCTGTTCATTCACATTTTTTGATGGGCGATATTGAATTTGATGATCTTTCTTATAAGTATGGTTTTGGACGAGATACCTTAACAGATATTAATCTCACGATTAAACAAGGAGATAAGGTTAGCCTAGTTGGAGTTAGTGGTTCTGGTAAAACAACTTTAGCCAAAATGATTGTCAATTTCTTTGAACCCTACAAAGGACATATTTCCATCAATCATCAGGATATTAAAAACATTGATAAAAAAGTCTTGCGCCGTCATATTAATTACCTACCCCAACAAGCCTATATCTTTAATGGCTCTATTTTGGAAAACTTAACCTTGAGTGGTAATCATATGATTAGTCAAGAAGATATTCTAAGAGCTTGTGAATTAGCTGAAATCCGTCAAGACATTGAAAGAATGCCTATGGGCTATCAAACTCAGCTCTCTGATGGAGCTGGTCTATCAGGAGGACAAAAGCAACGAATCGCTCTCGCTCGTGCTCTTTTAACTAAAGCTCCTGTTTTAATACTGGATGAAGCTACTAGCGGTCTTGATGTCTTGACTGAGAAAAAAGTTATAGATAATCTTATGTCCCTAACTGATAAAACCATTCTCTTTGTAGCCCATCGTCTCAGTATAGCCGAACGAACCAACCGTGTCATTGTTCTTGACCAGGGGAAAATCATTGAAGTGGGTAGTCACCAAGAGTTAATGCAGGCGCAAGGTTTCTACCATCATCTATTCAATAAATAA
- a CDS encoding bacteriocin secretion accessory protein encodes MNPNLFRSVEFYQRRYHNYATVLIIPLSLLLTFILIFSLVATKEITVTSQGEIAPTSVIASIQSTSDNPILANHLVANQVVEKGDLLIKYSETMEESQKTALETQLQRLEKQKEGLGILKQSLEKATDLFSGKDEFGYHNTFRNFTKQSHDIELGITKTNTEVSNQANLANSSSSAIEQEISKVQQQIGEYQELSDAIINKRARLPTGNPHQSILNRYLVASQRQTQGTAEEPFLSQINQSIAGLESSIASLKIQQAGIGSVATYDNSLATKIEVLRTQFLQTASQQQLTVENQLTELKVQLDQATQRLENNTLTAPSKGIVHLNSEFEGKNRIPTGTEIAQIFPIITDTREVLITYYVSSDYLPLLDKGQTVRLKLEKIGNHGTTIIGQLQTIDQTPTRTEQGNLFKLTALAKLSNEDSKLIQYGLQGRVTSVTAKKTYFDYFKDKILTHSD; translated from the coding sequence ATGAATCCTAATCTTTTTAGAAGCGTCGAGTTTTATCAGAGACGTTACCATAACTATGCGACAGTGTTAATTATACCTCTTTCATTACTACTTACTTTCATCTTGATTTTCTCCCTTGTTGCCACAAAAGAAATTACTGTTACTTCCCAAGGAGAAATCGCCCCTACAAGTGTCATTGCATCTATTCAGTCAACCAGTGATAATCCTATCCTTGCTAATCATTTAGTGGCAAATCAAGTAGTTGAAAAAGGTGACTTACTCATCAAATACTCTGAAACAATGGAAGAAAGTCAGAAAACTGCCTTAGAAACTCAATTACAAAGACTTGAGAAGCAAAAAGAAGGACTTGGAATTTTGAAACAAAGCTTAGAAAAAGCGACTGATCTTTTTTCTGGCAAGGATGAGTTTGGCTACCATAATACCTTTAGGAATTTTACTAAACAATCCCATGATATTGAACTGGGTATCACAAAGACTAACACTGAGGTTTCAAATCAAGCTAATCTTGCCAATAGCAGTTCATCAGCTATTGAACAAGAAATTTCAAAAGTTCAGCAGCAGATTGGAGAATACCAGGAGCTGAGTGATGCTATCATAAATAAAAGGGCTCGCTTACCAACTGGCAATCCGCACCAGTCAATTTTGAATCGTTATCTTGTAGCCTCACAAAGACAAACACAAGGAACTGCAGAGGAGCCATTTTTATCTCAGATTAATCAAAGTATTGCAGGTCTTGAATCATCTATCGCAAGCCTCAAAATTCAGCAAGCTGGTATCGGAAGTGTAGCAACTTATGATAACAGTTTAGCAACCAAAATTGAAGTACTCCGCACTCAATTTTTACAAACAGCCTCACAGCAACAACTAACAGTGGAGAATCAATTAACAGAATTAAAAGTACAGCTAGATCAAGCAACGCAGCGCTTAGAAAACAATACTTTAACCGCTCCAAGTAAAGGTATCGTTCATCTGAACAGCGAATTTGAAGGTAAAAATAGAATTCCAACTGGTACAGAAATTGCTCAAATATTCCCTATCATCACAGATACAAGAGAAGTACTAATCACTTACTACGTATCTTCTGACTATCTACCTCTACTAGATAAAGGACAAACTGTAAGATTAAAACTGGAGAAGATTGGAAATCACGGCACCACCATCATCGGCCAACTTCAGACAATTGATCAAACTCCTACCAGAACAGAGCAAGGCAATCTCTTTAAACTAACCGCTCTTGCAAAACTATCTAATGAGGATAGTAAACTCATCCAATACGGCTTACAAGGTCGCGTCACTAGTGTAACTGCAAAGAAAACATATTTTGATTATTTCAAAGATAAAATTTTAACACATTCTGATTAA
- the blpC gene encoding quorum-sensing system pheromone BlpC has product MDKKQNLTSFQKLTTTELNQITGGGLWEELYETITTPLKLRTTFKP; this is encoded by the coding sequence ATGGATAAGAAACAAAACCTAACTTCATTTCAAAAACTAACAACTACTGAACTCAACCAGATTACAGGTGGAGGATTGTGGGAAGAGCTATATGAAACTATAACAACACCATTAAAATTACGGACTACTTTCAAACCATAA